The window TTTTTCATTTCTTTACTTTCCAGATTCATGACATTTGCAATCACTTCGTGAAGATGAACTTTTTCTTTTTTATCTTCTGTTAACCTTGAAAAGTTAAGCAAATTATCAATAACGTTGCTGGATTTTTTTACGGAACTTTCAATGACATCTATTGCTTTTTGATTTAAAGAATCCTGCATGCTGATATTTTCCTTTAATAGATAGCAATAGCTTCGGATTAAACCAAGAGGATTTCTGATTTCATGAGCTACTCCTGCCGCCAGCTGGCCTATGGCCGCCATTTTATTGGCATGTAACAGCTGTTGTTCCCCTATCCGAAGGTCTGTCATGTCTTTGATCATGATCAGTACCCGCTCTGTTTTTCTTTCCTTATCCTTTAACGGAAAGGTGGTTTTTTCGTAGATCCGATTGTCGTATTCCATTTCTTTCCGAAAGTCTTTTTCTTTTATCAGGGTCTTTTTCATCAGACATTCATTGCAACTGGTATGGAGCAAGCCAGGGTAATCTTTGCAATTCTTTCCGATAATTTCATCTGATGTGTGCTGTATCAATTCACAAAAAGCTTTGTTAACGTTTAAGATACCACAGTCTTTATCCACCACCACCATTAAATGGGTTAAGCCATTAAAGGTGGTTTCTAAGTCATTTCGACTGACAAACAGCTCCTCTGTTCTTTTTTCCACTTCTTTCTTTAACTGGTTGTTCCATGCATAAATCAAGAGCATTGCCATGGCAAAAATGGACAGAATACCACCTACACTGATGACCGTCCTCTCTGAAACCCTTTCTTTAATAAAAGGGGCTGATATTCCAAACCATTTACGTTGAATATCTGTCATGGTTTCTTTTTGATTTAGGCTTGCGATTCCTTTGTTTAGAATGCTTAGAAGCTTTTTCTCGGATTGAGGAACTGCCAGGACGCTCTCTATTTCATAAAGGGGATTTTCAGCAATTTTATATTCATCGCTGATGCCCATCTGATCAAGCATGAAACTGATGACCGGTTCATCGCCCACGACGGCGTCCACTTCTCCACTTTTTAATAGACGAATTCCTTCTTTGTAATTTGGTACATGCCGAAAAGTCACTTGCTCCACTCGACTCTCTAAGAACCCATTCACATAATCACCTTTTTGTGCCGCTACGGTTTTATTTTTCAGGTGATCATAGTGCTTAATCTGGTCGTTGTCCACTGGTATCAGGATAATACCCCGCTGATTATAAATCGGTTTTGAAAATAAAAAATGCTCTGCCCTTTCTTCCGAAGGGTACATATCCGCAATCTGTGTTTCGCCCTTCGCTAAACTTGCCAAGGCTTCCTCCCATACAAGAGGTTGAACCTGTATCTCTTTTCCCAGTTCAATAGAGAGGGCATTAATATAGTCAACGATAATTCCTTTGTATTGACCGGTTTTGGGATCTTGAAACCTTAATGGAGGTGCATATTGATCCGAACCATAAATAATTTCTCCATAGGACTGTAACCATTCACGTTCTTCTTCTGTCAGGCTTCCATTGATTCCAAAAAACTCTTTCAGATTAGTATTGTATCCCGTTCTCAAAATCATATCTACAGATCCAACGATCAGTAGGATAAAAATCAAAGCGGACACCACCATCTTCTTTCCCATGCTTATGCTCTCACCTCCGAGACACGGGGACGTTTCTCTCTGTCCCGCATTTCTGTTTCTTTCTGTTTCTTTCTGTTTCTTTCTGTTTCTTTCTGTTTCTTTCTGCTTCTTCAGATTGCTTTCGGACTTCTTCCGTAAGCACGACCTTCTTCGCTCACATTATCCTAAATAGGCCTATAAATCAATATGGAAAAATACCTGCACCCTTTCCCTTCTTAGGGAAGCCTGCTGAAATGAAACCTAATTCTCCAAAAATCTTCAAGAAATTCCCAGAAAACTTCATTAAGAGCACTTGACATCACCAACTAATATGATATATTAAAATCACACAATGTTATAAATACTTAACATATGGTTATATATGTATATCTTTTAGTTTTGTTTTTCACTCATTAAAAGTAAAAAGGGGAAGGTTATGATGAAAAAAGGTAGATTGCGGTATTTAGGACTTTTAGGTTTTATCGGTTTCGGAGGGGTAATCACTGGAAATTTTGGAATGTTTGGTTTTTTTGGTTTTTTTGCCTTCTTTGGTGCATCTCTTCAACAGCAGGATGAAATGCTTCGCCATAACTTAGCTCGAGCCGGACTCAATGGCTTTGTGGTTTCTATGTTAGGTTTATCCGCTTCTATTCTAGCCGTAACCATGTTTGAATCATGGGCTTATTTGGCATTAATGGTGGGAATTACCTTTGCGGCACAAATCCTTACTTTCAGCTTTAGCCTTATGCATTATGAACGCAAGGGAGGCGTTTCTGATGACCATTAAAATGAAGAATCGGATCAAGGAGTTCCGGGCACGGCATGATCTGACCCAGGAAGCGTTGGCTCAGAAGGTGGATGTCAGGAGAGAAACCATTGGACACATTGAAAAGGGACGGTACAATTTATCCCTATTATTAGCCTGGAAGATTGCGAAGGCATTGGAAAGCAGTCTTGAAGAATTGTTTCAGTTTGAAGAAATGTAAGGACAGGAGAAGGACAGGGGGACGTTTCTCTCTGTCCTTCTCCCGGGTTCTAAAAAAAATAAGGAATGCTAAAGCCACAGAGCCTCGCATTCCCTTTCTTGCGTTTGTCATATTTATTCGATGAATATGATGACTGCAATAACCACCACCGGTAAGGTTCTCCTTAAAGTCAGGGTGCTGTTTATTTGACAGCACCCTCAACGACGCCTTTGCTCACACCAAACACCCTGGCCAACTGCCGTATGCTGCCCCTTTTCTGTTGATAAAGATCTCTAATCAGTTCCCTGCATTTATCTGTGCCTAATTCACTTGGGCTTCTTTGGTACTCTTGTTGTATCAAGACCAGCAGTTGACTGTCGGTCATTTTTCCAGCAACTTCAAATCCAAGGTACTTCTCTTCATTTTGTTGGTTCATAA is drawn from Tindallia magadiensis and contains these coding sequences:
- a CDS encoding helix-turn-helix transcriptional regulator; amino-acid sequence: MTIKMKNRIKEFRARHDLTQEALAQKVDVRRETIGHIEKGRYNLSLLLAWKIAKALESSLEELFQFEEM
- a CDS encoding ATP-binding protein, translated to MGKKMVVSALIFILLIVGSVDMILRTGYNTNLKEFFGINGSLTEEEREWLQSYGEIIYGSDQYAPPLRFQDPKTGQYKGIIVDYINALSIELGKEIQVQPLVWEEALASLAKGETQIADMYPSEERAEHFLFSKPIYNQRGIILIPVDNDQIKHYDHLKNKTVAAQKGDYVNGFLESRVEQVTFRHVPNYKEGIRLLKSGEVDAVVGDEPVISFMLDQMGISDEYKIAENPLYEIESVLAVPQSEKKLLSILNKGIASLNQKETMTDIQRKWFGISAPFIKERVSERTVISVGGILSIFAMAMLLIYAWNNQLKKEVEKRTEELFVSRNDLETTFNGLTHLMVVVDKDCGILNVNKAFCELIQHTSDEIIGKNCKDYPGLLHTSCNECLMKKTLIKEKDFRKEMEYDNRIYEKTTFPLKDKERKTERVLIMIKDMTDLRIGEQQLLHANKMAAIGQLAAGVAHEIRNPLGLIRSYCYLLKENISMQDSLNQKAIDVIESSVKKSSNVIDNLLNFSRLTEDKKEKVHLHEVIANVMNLESKEMKNKNIRKEVICKVDSQCYINQEAMKHILINLISNAIDAMPEGGRLTIGCEKQQDRLLLSCSDTGIGIEAENQEKIFNPFFTTKAMGKGTGLGLYIVYNEVKKLAGKIQVESIPGEGTTFRISLPLEGGEDGNESA
- a CDS encoding DUF3796 domain-containing protein, which codes for MKKGRLRYLGLLGFIGFGGVITGNFGMFGFFGFFAFFGASLQQQDEMLRHNLARAGLNGFVVSMLGLSASILAVTMFESWAYLALMVGITFAAQILTFSFSLMHYERKGGVSDDH